ATTAATCATCGTTAAGTCCCCTAGCAAATCTATACGTAGTAAATTTACGCGCAATATGCATCCCCTTTAATGGGGAGAAACCCCATGGACCTTGTCGCGACATGTGGTATGGGCGAAGGATTTCTGATGAGGGTGAGCTTTAGCAGCTAGGCCTATAAAGGCATGTTCATTTGCTAAGGGGGATATAGAAATTTTTGATAGGTTCTTGCACATCATAGATGAAGCTCCCGTGTAGATACTATGTCGGCTACCAAGGAGTTCTCACGCTCTGGTGGCAGCCCAGGCAGGGGTGAGAAACCGGCCTACACGGTACCGGCCAACCTTACGGTTGCCCTACCTGAACCGCCATTACGAAGATGTGCTGGTTCAGTACACAAAAAAACACGCTTGTGCGTGTCTATGTGCACGTGTAGATACGGGTTCTCACGCCCGATCACAGGATTTACTGTGACCTTTGAAGACTACTGTCTGCTTAGTGATGAGTCAACTAGATACGCATCAGGAGCAGCTCTGAATAGTCGAAACCGAGGCTTTAAAAAACGAGGGGGAACATATGCATCCCAGTTATTCTTTTTGCAAAAGTCTAATAGTTCGGCTCCAGACGAGGTCCCGGTTTTCTGCAGGCATCGGCTGATTCTGTGTTCTACCGCTTTAAGAGAGGTTCCTAATATTCGAGACATCATTTTCCTGCTGTATTTTAGAGAGATTAAGAAGATGGCCTCCCATTCAGCATTTGTGAATATCTCAGACGGTACCCTGTATACCAACGATTTGGGAACGTCTCCCGATAGCAAGCTGTCTGGCCCAAAAATATCAACAGGCCTAACTTGAAGCATCGTTCCTGAGCAGATCCCGTCATCGTCGTAATAGGGTCTAGATTCGAAGCATAGGGCATGTATGGAGTTGCTCTCACCTATTGGATGCGTAACGATTGAAGAAAACTTATCTTCATGTTCCATAACGAGTTCCTCCTGCTTATGTATTCGTTGTGAGAGGTAAGCTAAGGAGGTAGGGAGCTGGTCCAACGTTTTTCCTACAATCGGATAATCGTTGGGGAGTTTTAATAATCGAAGAAAAGCTTGGTTTACCGCTACATACTGCAGATTGCCGTTCTTGATTGTCATCGGTTCTCTGCTGTTGGATATCAGGTTTAAAACCTGGGGAGCGAGTTGGAATTTTTTTTTGAAGAAACGAGTTTAGACATCATCCACTAAGAGCCGTATGTATTTGAAATTTAGAGATATATTCTGTGTGTTGATGTACTATATCATGTAAGGCGACACTTAACTGGATTTGATCTGCGATCATAATATTAGTTAATGATGCTTTTAAGTGTCTGATTGTATGCTACGATACAATAATTCGTAGGT
This portion of the Enterobacter chengduensis genome encodes:
- a CDS encoding helix-turn-helix transcriptional regulator; the protein is MTIKNGNLQYVAVNQAFLRLLKLPNDYPIVGKTLDQLPTSLAYLSQRIHKQEELVMEHEDKFSSIVTHPIGESNSIHALCFESRPYYDDDGICSGTMLQVRPVDIFGPDSLLSGDVPKSLVYRVPSEIFTNAEWEAIFLISLKYSRKMMSRILGTSLKAVEHRISRCLQKTGTSSGAELLDFCKKNNWDAYVPPRFLKPRFRLFRAAPDAYLVDSSLSRQ